A region of Thermococcus sp. DNA encodes the following proteins:
- the secY gene encoding preprotein translocase subunit SecY, with product MGRLRDLTFALERYFPEVERPKRRVPLKEKFMWTGIVLLLYFILAEMPLYGMPKNIQDYFATLRFVLAGRSGSLLTLGIGPIVTASIIMQLLVGSEIVHLDLSNHEDRRFYQAAQKLFAVFMSFFEAGVYVFAGAFGRVDSNLSAFQTVTTPQGAAFIGLGLAILLLLQLGFASTMLILLDELVSKWGIGSGISLFIAAGVSQQVIVKSLSPMTTSSYIDPVTGGPAIIGAIPAFIQHLIHGDVSGAIYRGALPDMLDLTATIIVFLVVVYLESMRVEIPLSYGRVTVRGRYPIRFMYVSNIPIILTFALYANVQLWARLLYSRGITWLGTFDSRGNPASGIVTYLYPTRDIYHVIAQPGHALIYAVSTIIWALIFGFLWVELTGLDAKSIARQLQQAGLQIPGFRRDPRILERVLNRYIPYVTFWGSFTLAIVAVLADFLGALGTGTGILLTVGILYRFYEEIAREQATEMFPMLRKFFTK from the coding sequence ATGGGAAGACTAAGGGACCTGACGTTTGCTTTAGAACGGTATTTCCCTGAAGTTGAGCGGCCAAAACGGCGCGTTCCGCTTAAGGAGAAGTTTATGTGGACGGGCATTGTCCTGCTGTTGTACTTCATACTGGCTGAAATGCCCCTGTATGGGATGCCCAAGAACATCCAGGACTATTTCGCAACGCTTCGTTTTGTTCTCGCAGGTAGAAGTGGATCCCTGCTGACGTTGGGTATCGGTCCAATAGTCACCGCGAGTATTATAATGCAACTTCTCGTGGGCTCTGAGATAGTCCACCTCGACTTGTCGAATCATGAGGACAGGAGGTTTTACCAGGCCGCCCAGAAGCTGTTTGCCGTGTTTATGAGCTTCTTCGAGGCCGGAGTTTACGTCTTCGCCGGTGCGTTCGGGAGGGTGGATAGCAACCTCAGTGCGTTCCAGACGGTAACCACCCCACAGGGGGCTGCGTTCATAGGTCTAGGACTGGCGATACTGTTGTTGTTACAACTTGGATTTGCATCAACGATGCTGATTCTCCTCGATGAACTCGTCAGCAAGTGGGGCATCGGAAGTGGTATCAGCCTCTTCATCGCTGCTGGGGTCTCTCAGCAGGTTATAGTTAAATCACTCAGCCCTATGACGACATCAAGCTACATCGACCCAGTTACGGGGGGACCTGCCATAATCGGCGCCATTCCAGCGTTCATCCAGCACCTTATACACGGTGATGTGAGCGGGGCCATATACAGGGGGGCCTTGCCGGATATGCTGGATCTCACGGCGACCATAATAGTGTTCCTTGTGGTGGTGTACCTGGAGAGCATGCGCGTTGAGATACCCCTCAGCTACGGCCGTGTCACCGTTCGTGGAAGGTACCCAATAAGATTCATGTACGTCAGCAACATCCCGATCATCTTGACCTTTGCACTCTACGCCAACGTCCAGTTATGGGCAAGGCTTCTTTACAGCAGGGGCATAACCTGGCTGGGTACGTTCGATTCCAGGGGTAATCCTGCCAGCGGAATCGTCACCTACCTCTACCCTACTAGGGATATCTACCACGTCATAGCACAGCCGGGTCATGCCCTGATATACGCGGTTAGCACTATAATCTGGGCCCTTATCTTCGGCTTCCTGTGGGTGGAACTCACAGGACTTGATGCCAAGAGCATCGCCAGACAGCTTCAGCAGGCAGGACTCCAGATACCTGGCTTCAGAAGGGATCCGAGAATCCTGGAGAGGGTGCTCAACAGATACATCCCCTACGTTACCTTCTGGGGATCGTTCACCCTGGCCATAGTAGCGGTGCTGGCGGATTTCCTTGGAGCACTTGGTACAGGAACGGGAATACTGCTTACGGTGGGTATACTCTACAGGTTCTACGAGGAGATCGCCAGGGAGCAGGCAACTGAGATGTTCCCGATGCTAAGGAAGTTCTTCACCAAGTGA
- a CDS encoding adenylate kinase, translating into MPFVVMITGIPGVGKSTITKLALKQVRVKFRLLNFGDLMFEEAVKAGLVSHRDEMRKLNPDLQRRLQMKVAEKIVEISQKEPVLIDTHATIRTPVGYLLGFPREVIEVINPNFIVIIEATPSEILGRRLRDLKRDRDVETEEQIQRHQDLNRAAAVSYAMHSNALIKVIENHEDKGLEEAVYELVEVLNLAVGEYA; encoded by the coding sequence ATGCCGTTTGTGGTCATGATAACTGGCATCCCGGGTGTAGGGAAGAGCACAATAACAAAGCTTGCCCTCAAACAGGTGCGGGTCAAGTTTAGGCTCCTCAACTTCGGGGATTTGATGTTTGAGGAGGCCGTGAAAGCGGGTCTGGTATCCCACAGGGACGAGATGAGGAAGCTGAACCCGGACCTGCAGAGACGTCTTCAGATGAAAGTCGCGGAGAAGATCGTGGAGATATCACAGAAGGAACCCGTGCTCATCGACACTCACGCCACGATAAGAACACCCGTTGGTTACCTGCTTGGATTCCCCAGGGAGGTTATAGAGGTTATAAACCCGAACTTCATAGTTATAATTGAGGCGACCCCAAGTGAGATACTTGGAAGGCGCCTCCGCGACCTGAAGCGCGACAGGGACGTGGAGACCGAGGAGCAGATACAGCGGCACCAGGATCTCAACAGGGCTGCCGCGGTGAGTTATGCCATGCATTCAAATGCACTGATTAAGGTGATCGAGAACCATGAGGACAAGGGCCTTGAGGAGGCCGTTTATGAACTTGTTGAGGTACTGAATTTGGCGGTGGGGGAATATGCTTGA
- a CDS encoding DUF106 domain-containing protein — MLEGIYVFLDKVFGPMILHYQPIWVVTVAGAILGAFFTLLNYILVDQEKVKLLQKKSKEFQQKYRKAQLEKDEKKLRKMQQEQMELMKLQSEVMKDTMLKVSLLTLPIFWVFFGWLRRWYVETSVVKSPFNFFLFDWFHRLYHSALPASELGYVGWYIMTSMVVGYILRKLLDMG; from the coding sequence ATGCTTGAGGGAATATACGTCTTCCTTGATAAGGTCTTCGGACCAATGATACTTCACTATCAGCCCATATGGGTTGTTACGGTAGCAGGAGCAATACTGGGAGCATTTTTTACTCTGTTGAACTACATCCTTGTGGATCAGGAGAAGGTCAAGCTCCTTCAGAAGAAGAGCAAGGAGTTCCAGCAGAAGTATCGTAAAGCACAGCTTGAAAAAGATGAGAAAAAACTCAGAAAAATGCAGCAGGAGCAGATGGAACTCATGAAGCTTCAGAGTGAGGTCATGAAGGATACTATGCTTAAGGTTAGCCTCCTTACCCTACCCATATTCTGGGTGTTCTTTGGCTGGTTGAGAAGGTGGTACGTCGAGACCAGCGTGGTGAAGTCACCGTTTAACTTCTTCCTCTTCGACTGGTTCCACAGGCTCTACCACTCTGCCCTACCGGCCAGTGAGCTTGGATATGTGGGATGGTACATAATGACCTCAATGGTGGTTGGATACATCCTGAGGAAGCTCCTGGACATGGGTTAA
- a CDS encoding 50S ribosomal protein L34e — translation MKPMYKSRSWKRKYVRTPGGRTVIHFERKKPKVAHCAMCGRPLNGYPRGRPGDIRKLPKTAKRPERPYPNLCPSCMRKVLKAQVRAGIVL, via the coding sequence ATGAAACCCATGTACAAGTCAAGATCATGGAAACGGAAGTACGTTAGGACACCCGGTGGGAGAACCGTCATACACTTCGAGCGCAAGAAGCCGAAGGTTGCACACTGTGCGATGTGCGGCAGACCCCTTAACGGTTATCCACGTGGCAGACCCGGGGACATTAGGAAGCTTCCAAAGACTGCAAAGAGACCTGAGCGCCCATATCCGAACCTCTGTCCCAGCTGCATGAGGAAAGTTCTGAAGGCCCAGGTCAGAGCAGGCATTGTCCTTTGA
- the cmk gene encoding (d)CMP kinase: MPKNCLVITVSGLAGSGTTTLCRNLARHYGFKHIYAGLIFRQMAREMGMTLREFQEYAELHPEIDREVDRRQVEAAKECNVVIEGRLAGWMVKDADLKIWLDAPMRVRAERVARREGTTVEEAFMSIAEREKGNRKRYLNLYGIDVEDLSIYDLIIDTSKWGPGGVFAIVKAAIDHLSPDGDTGSGRDPRKKK, from the coding sequence ATGCCAAAGAACTGCTTGGTAATAACCGTCAGTGGATTGGCGGGTTCTGGGACAACCACCCTCTGTCGGAACCTCGCCAGGCACTATGGATTCAAGCATATCTACGCCGGCTTAATCTTCCGGCAGATGGCCCGGGAGATGGGCATGACCCTGAGGGAGTTCCAGGAGTATGCCGAACTTCATCCCGAGATCGATCGTGAGGTTGACAGGAGGCAGGTGGAGGCAGCCAAGGAGTGCAACGTTGTCATCGAGGGCAGGTTGGCCGGTTGGATGGTTAAGGATGCTGACCTCAAGATATGGCTCGATGCCCCGATGCGTGTTCGTGCAGAGCGCGTTGCTAGAAGGGAGGGCACTACGGTAGAGGAAGCCTTTATGTCCATCGCCGAGAGGGAGAAGGGCAACAGGAAAAGGTATTTAAACCTCTACGGGATTGATGTTGAGGATCTCTCGATATATGATCTGATAATTGATACTTCAAAATGGGGACCCGGTGGCGTCTTCGCGATTGTGAAGGCCGCCATCGACCACCTAAGCCCCGATGGCGACACGGGGTCGGGAAGGGACCCGCGCAAGAAAAAATGA
- a CDS encoding 50S ribosomal protein L14e, which produces MPAMEVGRLAVIIAGRRAGEKVVVVDVIDRNFVLVTGAGLNKVKRRRMNVKHLEPLPEKVSIERGADDEAVKAALEQAGISLE; this is translated from the coding sequence ATGCCAGCCATGGAAGTTGGAAGGCTTGCCGTTATAATTGCCGGAAGAAGGGCCGGGGAGAAGGTCGTCGTCGTTGACGTCATCGACAGGAACTTCGTCCTCGTTACCGGCGCTGGCCTCAACAAGGTCAAGCGCAGGAGGATGAACGTCAAGCACCTCGAGCCCCTTCCGGAGAAGGTCAGCATCGAGCGCGGCGCAGACGACGAGGCCGTCAAGGCCGCCCTTGAGCAGGCTGGAATCAGCCTTGAGTGA
- a CDS encoding SDR family oxidoreductase, translated as MKTALLTGATGGIGELLVEGLVERNYRVVGVARNREKLRELQEKLPAFEYIVTDLTGEDFPSTILKGLERLGAQKIDLLINNAGLAVRKPLLEHSGGELENLFRVNALAPVELTNAVLPMLPKGSTVVFIISGVAFINVPEIPSYCASKGALHYLAVNLEKELLDRGIHIMRVYPKQVKTGFWNGKVPKGSIEPEDVARAVFKGLEKGKREVFVPGYLKLVKYLPNWPVFTYRFKY; from the coding sequence ATGAAAACCGCCTTACTTACCGGTGCCACAGGCGGCATTGGAGAGCTTCTCGTTGAGGGACTCGTCGAGAGGAACTACCGTGTTGTTGGAGTGGCGAGGAACAGGGAAAAACTCCGTGAACTTCAGGAAAAACTGCCGGCTTTTGAGTACATAGTTACAGACTTGACCGGGGAGGACTTTCCAAGCACGATTCTGAAGGGGCTTGAGAGGCTCGGTGCGCAAAAGATTGACCTTCTCATAAACAACGCCGGCCTTGCGGTGAGAAAGCCACTTCTTGAGCATTCAGGCGGGGAGCTGGAGAACCTGTTTCGGGTGAACGCACTCGCCCCGGTGGAACTTACAAATGCGGTTCTCCCGATGCTTCCGAAGGGTTCGACTGTGGTGTTCATAATCAGCGGCGTTGCTTTTATCAACGTGCCGGAGATTCCCTCCTACTGTGCCTCTAAGGGTGCACTCCACTACTTGGCAGTGAACCTCGAAAAGGAGCTCCTGGATAGGGGAATCCATATTATGAGGGTGTATCCCAAGCAGGTCAAGACCGGATTCTGGAACGGAAAGGTTCCGAAGGGCTCGATAGAGCCGGAAGATGTTGCACGGGCAGTGTTCAAGGGGCTCGAAAAGGGTAAGAGGGAAGTTTTTGTGCCGGGCTACCTGAAACTCGTCAAATATCTCCCCAACTGGCCGGTCTTTACCTATCGGTTTAAATACTAA
- a CDS encoding RNA-guided pseudouridylation complex pseudouridine synthase subunit Cbf5 yields MARDEVRRILPADIKREVLVKDEKAETNPKWGFPPEKRPMEMHMRFGIINLDKPPGPTSHEVVAWIKRLFDLNKAGHGGTLDPKVSGVLPVALERATRVVQALLPAGKEYVALMHLHGDVPEGRIRAVMKEFEGEIIQRPPLRSAVKRRLRTRKVYYIEILEIDGKDVLFRVGVEAGTYIRSLIHHIGLALGVGAHMAELRRTRSGPFKEDETLVTLHDLIDYYHFWKDDGIEEYFRKAIQPMEKAVEHLPKVWIRDSAVAAVTYGADLAVPGIVKLNKGIKKGDLVAVMTLKDELVALGKATITSGEMLQRSKGIAVGVDKVFMPRDWYPKLW; encoded by the coding sequence ATGGCGAGGGATGAAGTGAGGAGAATCCTTCCGGCTGACATAAAGCGAGAAGTCCTTGTCAAGGACGAGAAGGCCGAGACCAATCCGAAGTGGGGCTTTCCGCCCGAGAAGAGACCGATGGAGATGCACATGCGGTTTGGCATAATAAACCTCGACAAGCCGCCGGGGCCGACGAGCCACGAGGTCGTTGCCTGGATCAAGAGGCTCTTCGACCTGAACAAGGCCGGCCACGGCGGAACCCTCGACCCCAAGGTCAGCGGTGTTCTGCCGGTTGCCCTCGAGAGGGCCACGAGGGTCGTCCAGGCTCTCCTGCCGGCAGGTAAGGAGTACGTGGCCCTGATGCACCTCCACGGCGACGTTCCGGAGGGAAGAATTAGGGCGGTTATGAAGGAGTTTGAAGGGGAGATAATCCAGAGGCCCCCGCTCAGGAGCGCGGTCAAGAGAAGGCTCAGGACGAGAAAGGTTTACTACATCGAGATACTCGAGATAGACGGCAAGGACGTGCTCTTCCGCGTTGGAGTTGAGGCCGGAACCTACATAAGGTCGCTTATCCACCACATTGGTCTCGCCCTCGGAGTCGGTGCCCACATGGCCGAGCTGAGGAGAACGAGGAGCGGCCCCTTCAAAGAGGATGAAACTTTGGTGACGCTCCACGACCTCATCGACTACTACCACTTCTGGAAGGACGACGGGATAGAGGAATACTTCAGGAAGGCTATCCAGCCCATGGAAAAAGCGGTGGAGCACCTCCCCAAGGTTTGGATTAGAGATTCGGCCGTTGCGGCGGTAACCTACGGCGCCGACCTTGCCGTTCCGGGAATAGTGAAGCTCAACAAGGGCATCAAGAAGGGTGACCTGGTTGCCGTCATGACACTCAAGGATGAACTCGTTGCCCTCGGTAAGGCCACCATTACGAGCGGCGAGATGCTCCAGAGGAGCAAGGGAATAGCGGTTGGTGTTGACAAGGTCTTCATGCCGAGGGATTGGTACCCGAAGCTGTGGTAG